AAGCCTGTTTACGGATCGCATCCCACGGACAGCGTTTGATTCGCTTGGGTGATCACGACGCTGATTTCCAACGCTGTGCTGGTCTTGATCAGCTCTCGGTGGTGCCCACACAGGCAGAACAAGGCGTACTTCGTGCCGTCTCTGGGTAGCCGAAAAGCTGTAAGCCAATACCATTTGCCAATCGGACATAACGCAAGTGAGTGACTTTTTGGCTGCGGCCCTGCAACTCACCAGCACAACAGACCCTGAAAGCAATTTTGCGGCCGCTGAGGAGCAAATTGATTTAGCGGCACGTCGTGGCGCAGAGCTTGTCGCTCTGCCCGAAAACTTCGCTTTTATGGGAGACGACGCACAGCGACTCGAAGTTGCACCGGCGTTGTCTGAACAGGCGTCTCGCTTTCTGGTCACGATGGCTCGCCGGTACCAGATCGTTGTTCTAGGTGGAGGGTTTCCCGTTCCCACAGGTGATGGGCAACACCATTTTCAAAGGTCACAACTCGTAGGCCGTGATGGTCAAGTCTTGGCGAGTTACGACAAAATCCATCTCTTTGACGTAGATCTCCCAGACGGGAGCTCGTACCGGGAATCAGCGAGCTTTAGCCCAGGAATGTCGCCCCCTCCCGTTGTCGATGTGCCTGGACTGTGTCGGGTGGGGCTATCCATTTGCTACGACGTGCGCTTCCCTGAGCTGTATCGCCATCTCGTTGGAGCCGGAGCCGAGTTGTTAATGATTCCCGCTGCCTTCACAGCCTTTACAGGTAAGGATCATTGGCAGGTCTTGCTCCAGTCTCGGGCGATCGAAAACACGGCATACGTGCTGGCACCAGCCCAAACGGGCGTGCATTACATGCGCAGACAGAGCCACGGTCATTCCATGGTGGTGGACCCTTGGGGAACGGTGTTGTCCGATGCTGGGGTTGCGCCAGGAGCAGCCATCGCTCCGGTTGACCCAAGCCATCTCCAACGCATCCGCGGCCAGATGCCGAGCCTGAAGCACCGCCAACCCGCGTTGTTCTGAAGGTCATGGCCCCGCTGCCCTTTCGCCTCAGTGCGCTACTACTTGCTGCAGCTGTCCAAGCTTCATCGCTGCTGATTAGCCTGCCTGCCCAGGCCGCTAGTGCCCTTGCAGCGTGGAAACTCAGCTCTTCAGGGGAGCTCCTGTTACGAACCGCTGCGGGTGCACGACTTCAAGCCTTCTTCGAAGCGGGAGATCGCAAGCGTGGTCCAAGGGTGTGGATCGATTTTCCAGGAGAGCTCAGCCGCGCCAGAAGCCTGCCTGGTTCTGGCCCTGTTCGCGAAATTCGTCTTGGTAAACCGAGCCCGGGTGAAACCCGTTTGGTGATCGAGTTTCAGCCAGGGGTTGATCTCGATCCCAGTCAATTGAAATTGATCGGTACCGCTTCAAATCGCTGGAAGCTGAGTTTTCAAGGGCTTTCCACCACTGGATTGCGAGCGATCGGGGAAGGAAATATCAATCGTGCATCCTCTAGGTCCTGGACCGGTGGCCTACGCATCCAACCCAGCCGAACTCCGGTGAATGCGGCGGGCTTACCCACCGTGACTCGAGGAAAATATCGCGTCGTTATCGATCCAGGACATGGTGGTCCCGATCCTGGTGCTGTAGGGATCCGAGGCATCCGGGAGAGTGAAATCGTTCTTGATATCTCGCTTCAAGTCGCTCGATTACTGGAAGCCAGGGGGGTTCAGGTGACCATGACGCGTACAGCGGAAGTGGATGTGGACCTACCACCCCGAGTTTCGATTGCCAATCGCGTGGGTGCGAATGCTTTCGTCAGCATTCATGCCAACGCGATCAGCATGGCCAGGCCAGATGTGAATGGGATCGAGACGTTCTTTTACTCCGACCGTCGTTCCGCCCGCTTAGCCACTCATCTTCAGCGGCAAATGCTAAATGT
The Synechococcus sp. CC9311 DNA segment above includes these coding regions:
- a CDS encoding carbon-nitrogen hydrolase family protein, with the translated sequence MSDFLAAALQLTSTTDPESNFAAAEEQIDLAARRGAELVALPENFAFMGDDAQRLEVAPALSEQASRFLVTMARRYQIVVLGGGFPVPTGDGQHHFQRSQLVGRDGQVLASYDKIHLFDVDLPDGSSYRESASFSPGMSPPPVVDVPGLCRVGLSICYDVRFPELYRHLVGAGAELLMIPAAFTAFTGKDHWQVLLQSRAIENTAYVLAPAQTGVHYMRRQSHGHSMVVDPWGTVLSDAGVAPGAAIAPVDPSHLQRIRGQMPSLKHRQPALF
- a CDS encoding N-acetylmuramoyl-L-alanine amidase, which translates into the protein MAPLPFRLSALLLAAAVQASSLLISLPAQAASALAAWKLSSSGELLLRTAAGARLQAFFEAGDRKRGPRVWIDFPGELSRARSLPGSGPVREIRLGKPSPGETRLVIEFQPGVDLDPSQLKLIGTASNRWKLSFQGLSTTGLRAIGEGNINRASSRSWTGGLRIQPSRTPVNAAGLPTVTRGKYRVVIDPGHGGPDPGAVGIRGIRESEIVLDISLQVARLLEARGVQVTMTRTAEVDVDLPPRVSIANRVGANAFVSIHANAISMARPDVNGIETFFYSDRRSARLATHLQRQMLNVSPGSPNRGVKRGRFFVIRRTTMPSALVEMGFVTGNIDSPRLASSSHRRRLALAIATGILDYLKGVR